Proteins encoded together in one Ananas comosus cultivar F153 unplaced genomic scaffold, ASM154086v1, whole genome shotgun sequence window:
- the LOC109705074 gene encoding putative disease resistance protein RGA3 isoform X1, with the protein MEPVLGFFASAFISVMVTKLVNKGLTFFPNRKHLKQKLDRLNQLLPTIQSILTAAERRRTYHFTQEQQAQLTELKDAIYLADDVLDNLECKLLERESRKIKLFHGNIGIDMLEKTVDNLQGVVTSFINTFHFLSSEPEHGDQDTRETSSLLPLAGMFGREGEVRQILEMLERGENFQYRSGFGVLSIVGTAGIGKTALAQLIYNHEFVKREFPMRIWVYVSEKFNVRKLTVKMIQRALDGEQLLPRKDYDTLEDAHADLVRLLTGKRFMLVLDDVWEEIYSENWDDLCKPFKLAAKRSVVLLTSQIRSVVKQIETMGQVTLSGLDTDDYWRLFKHCAFGGDDPEEHSNLGKNVGRTSDKVKEKSRLEEIGWEIASRLDGSPLAAKLLGSVLRRNKDEGYWNQIRQSDLWSLGKRDENIIFPSLWLSYKYLNGQLKHCFVYCAVFPQGYILEKDKVVQMWVAQGFIPPSGVERPEDVGNRCFEELIDRSFFRPVWNGKYMMHSLIRELAQSIGSNEFFTFTDWPWGIPSRTACHITARTDDLLQLEHALANNYFNLKHLRTVLFFGGYKDSVRFCGLLDSIFQQVKSIRVLDLSHTCMTELPSSIDNLKHLRYLDLCGNRVRSLPQDLCSLYHLQVLNVKWCPLQQLPEKMNRLINLRHICADIVTISGISQILKLTNLQELENFPAGKSNDLNALACMTELRGVLHIADLHLVKVGEVKEGILKKSKHLTSLWLSWDSEGRGIRQLDDAQTTLDEKVLQCLQPHDNLKELRIDSYVGLRSPTWMLTNNCLSNVRSMYVIGCVNWQNLPPLELLPELEILEIKGMHALEKVSSQSLSHDSVKKGFPRLKKLSIDDLPNLKEWTGVEDGQFFPCLCELVVRNCPTLERFPYIPQLENVILENVGLVSLTAFFNACCPEVSLPESSSSNSKGNPLALPTISSMYISKCPNLRFLGESLNQLFLPRLFELEIRNCPQLCLLPDLPPTLTKLIIEDAGLEELPTIWNEGLTDDFEVVGTGSFLPTLSTLYISSCSKLSTLSIGLFRQQRLLRRLGKLSLRNCENLKSDLAKGFRALTALKELTIFDCPKLLISHFYVSLKTIEISECFITQGAWSDDQNPILQAIETVKIIGCSHANFDEDRKLNPVDSFKHLTSVDHLYLVNTSVLTLDLFTKLHSLRILDIDGCQRFLTKQLQLLHFSKLQHLSIRNCKELPYLPEDLNTLNFLMELCIENCPLITSLPQNGLPPSLERLSIRGCNPLLKQRCLDDNHDFPKISYIAAICIEGEVLKSK; encoded by the exons ATGGAGCCGGTGCTGGGGTTTTTCGCGTCTGCCTTCATTTCCGTAATGGTCACGAAGCTGGTCAACAAGGGTCTCACTTTCTTCCCGAACCGCAAGCACCTCAAGCAGAAGCTGGACCGGCTGAATCAGCTCCTCCCAACCATCCAGTCCATCCTCACGGCCGCCGAGCGGCGACGGACCTATCATTTCACTCAGGAGCAGCAAGCTCAGCTGACGGAGCTGAAAGATGCTATTTACTTGGCGGACGACGTCCTCGACAATCTCGAGTGCAAGCTTCTGGAGCGCGAATCTCGCAAGATCAAG CTTTTTCATGGGAACATTGGCATTGATATGTTGGAAAAAACCGTCGATAATCTTCAAGGAGTAGTTACTAGTTTCATTAATACGTTTCATTTCCTAAGTTCGGAACCAGAACACGGTGACCAGGATACCCGGGAGACGAGCTCACTGCTACCTCTAGCAGGCATGTTCGGGCGAGAAGGTGAGGTGCGACAAATACTCGAAATGCTCGAGCGAGGAGAAAATTTCCAGTACAGATCAGGTTTCGGTGTCCTTTCCATTGTAGGCACAGCAGGAATCGGTAAGACCGCCCTTGCGCAGCTCATCTACAATCACGAATTTGTCAAGCGAGAATTCCCAATGAGGATTTGGGTTTACGTGTCTGAAAAATTTAATGTCAGAAAGCTGACCGTAAAGATGATACAGAGGGCTTTAGATGGAGAGCAGCTGCTGCCTCGTAAGGACTACGACACTTTAGAGGACGCGCATGCGGATCTCGTCCGTCTGTTGACGGGCAAGAGGTTTATGCTCGTCCTCGATGACGTTTGGGAAGAGATTTATTCCGAAAATTGGGACGACCTGTGCAAGCCCTTTAAGTTAGCAGCGAAGAGAAGCGTAGTTTTGCTGACTTCGCAGATTCGGTCTGTGGTGAAACAAATAGAGACGATGGGACAGGTGACGTTAagtggtttggatactgacGATTATTGGCGGCTGTTCAAACACTGTGCGTTCGGAGGAGATGACCCTGAAGAGCACTCTAACTTGGGAAAGAATGTCGGCAGGACGTCCGACAAGGTTAAAGAGAAGTCGAGGTTGGAAGAAATAGGTTGGGAGATTGCTAGTAGGCTGGACGGCTCACCCTTGGCCGCCAAACTACTGGGAAGTGTGTTAAGGCGAAACAAAGATGAGGGCTACTGGAATCAAATCCGGCAGAGTGATTTGTGGAGCTTAGGTAAAAGAGATGAGAATATCATATTCCCCTCCCTTTGGTTGAGTTATAAGTATCTAAATGGACAGCTAAAGCATTGTTTTGTTTACTGCGCAGTGTTTCCTCAAGGTTACATTCTCGAGAAAGATAAGGTAGTCCAAATGTGGGTGGCACAAGGCTTTATCCCTCCTAGCGGTGTGGAAAGACCGGAGGATGTTGGGAATCGCTGCTTCGAGGAATTAATTGATAGATCATTCTTTCGACCTGTTTGGAATGGTAAATATATGATGCATAGCTTGATCCGTGAATTGGCACAATCAATTGGTTCCAATGAGTTCTTCACATTTACTGACTGGCCGTGGGGAATCCCGTCAAGAACAGCTTGTCATATAACTGCTAGGACTGATGATCTACTGCAACTAGAGCATGCACTAGCgaacaattattttaatctaAAGCATCTGCGCACTGTTTTATTTTTCGGTGGGTATAAAGATTCTGTCCGATTCTGTGGTCTTCTCGACTCCATATTCCAACAGGTCAAAAGCATAAGAGTGCTGGATTTATCTCATACATGCATGACAGAGTTGCCGAGCTCGATCGATAATTTAAAACACCTGCGATACTTGGATTTATGTGGTAACAGAGTAAGGTCGTTGCCTCAAGACCTATGCTCGCTTTACCATCTGCAGGTGTTGAATGTTAAATGGTGCCCTCTTCAGCAACTGCCAGAAAAGATGAATAGATTGATTAACTTAAGACACATTTGTGCAGACATTGTGACAATTTCAGGAATATCTCAAATCCTAAAGCTTACAAACCTTCAGGAGCTAGAGAACTTTCCTGCTGGGAAGAGCAACGATTTAAACGCCCTCGCGTGCATGACCGAACTTAGAGGTGTTCTCCATATTGCGGATCTCCATCTTGTCAAGGTTGGGGAGGTTAAAGAGGGGATTTTGAAGAAATCAAAGCACCTAACTTCACTGTGGTTATCATGGGATTCTGAGGGACGAGGCATACGACAATTAGATGATGCACAAACTACTCTGGATGAGAAAGTCTTGCAATGCCTTCAGCCACATGACAATCTTAAAGAGCTAAGAATTGATAGTTATGTCGGTCTTAGATCACCCACGTGGATGCTGACAAATAATTGTCTTTCCAACGTAAGATCCATGTACGTAATTGGTTGTGTTAATTGGCAAAACCTCCCACCTTTGGAGCTGCTGCCCGAACTTGAGATCCTAGAGATTAAAGGTATGCATGCATTGGAAAAAGTTAGCAGTCAATCACTTAGTCATGACTCAGTTAAAAAAGGATTTCCAAGGTTGAAGAAACTTTCGATTGATGACCTGCCAAATTTAAAAGAGTGGACGGGGGTAGAGGATGGTCAGTTTTTTCCTTGCCTTTGTGAGCTTGTTGTTCGAAATTGTCCCACTCTAGAAAGATTTCCTTACATCCCTCAACTTGAGAATGTCATTCTAGAAAATGTTGGGCTGGTTTCTCTTACAGCATTCTTCAATGCATGCTGTCCAGAGGTCTCACTACCGGAAAGCAGCAGTAGCAACAGCAAAGGGAATCCATTGGCATTGCCAACAATTTCTTCCATGTACATCAGCAAGTGTCCAAACTTAAGATTTCTTGGGGAAAGCTTAAATCAACTATTTCTTCCTCGACTCTTTGAACTCGAGATAAGGAACTGCCCGCAGCTTTGTTTGCTACCAGATCTTCCCCCTACATTAACAAAATTGATTATTGAAGATGCTGGACTGGAAGAACTTCCAACAATATGGAATGAGGGCTTGACAGATGATTTTGAGGTGGTGGGGACAGGTTCTTTTCTCCCAACCCTCTCAACCTTGTATATTAGTAGCTGCTCAAAGTTGAGTACCCTAAGTATAGGCTTGTTTCGGCAACAACGACTCTTAAGACGTCTTGGAAAGTTATCACTCAGGAACTGTGAAAATCTCAAATCTGATCTGGCCAAAGGGTTTCGAGCACTCACTGCACTAAAAGAGTTGACTATTTTTGATTGTCCCAAGCTGCTTATCTCTCATTTTTACGTGTCTCTCAAGACGATTGAAATCAGCGAGTGTTTTATTACTCAGGGTGCTTGGTCCGATGATCAGAATCCAATTCTCCAGGCTATTGAGACTGTAAAGATAATTGGTTGTTCACATGCAAATTTTGATGAAGATCGCAAACTGAATCCAGTGGACTCCTTTAAGCACCTTACATCTGTCGATCACCTTTATCTGGTGAACACATCTGTTCTCACACTTGATCTATTTACAAAGCTTCACTCTCTGAGAATTCTGGATATAGATGGTTGCCAGAGATTTCTAACCAAGCAGCTACAGCTTTTGCACTTCAGCAAACTCCAACATTTGAGCATCCGGAACTGCAAAGAGCTCCCATACCTCCCTGAGGATCTAAATACTCTTAACTTCCTCATGGAATTATGCATTGAAAATTGTCCTTTGATAACTTCTCTGCCTCAAAATGGTCTGCCACCTTCACTCGAAAGATTGTCTATACGTGGATGCAATCCACTGTTGAAGCAACGGTGCCTAGATGACAACCATGACTTCCCAAAGATTTCTTACATCGCTGCCATTTGCATCGAAGGAGaagtattaaaatcaaaatga
- the LOC109705074 gene encoding putative disease resistance protein RGA1 isoform X2, translated as MEPVLGFFASAFISVMVTKLVNKGLTFFPNRKHLKQKLDRLNQLLPTIQSILTAAERRRTYHFTQEQQAQLTELKDAIYLADDVLDNLECKLLERESRKIKLFHGNIGIDMLEKTVDNLQGVVTSFINTFHFLSSEPEHGDQDTRETSSLLPLAGMFGREGEVRQILEMLERGENFQYRSGFGVLSIVGTAGIGKTALAQLIYNHEFVKREFPMRIWVYVSEKFNVRKLTVKMIQRALDGEQLLPRKDYDTLEDAHADLVRLLTGKRFMLVLDDVWEEIYSENWDDLCKPFKLAAKRSVVLLTSQIRSVVKQIETMGQVTLSGLDTDDYWRLFKHCAFGGDDPEEHSNLGKNVGRTSDKVKEKSRLEEIGWEIASRLDGSPLAAKLLGSVLRRNKDEGYWNQIRQSDLWSLVFPQGYILEKDKVVQMWVAQGFIPPSGVERPEDVGNRCFEELIDRSFFRPVWNGKYMMHSLIRELAQSIGSNEFFTFTDWPWGIPSRTACHITARTDDLLQLEHALANNYFNLKHLRTVLFFGGYKDSVRFCGLLDSIFQQVKSIRVLDLSHTCMTELPSSIDNLKHLRYLDLCGNRVRSLPQDLCSLYHLQVLNVKWCPLQQLPEKMNRLINLRHICADIVTISGISQILKLTNLQELENFPAGKSNDLNALACMTELRGVLHIADLHLVKVGEVKEGILKKSKHLTSLWLSWDSEGRGIRQLDDAQTTLDEKVLQCLQPHDNLKELRIDSYVGLRSPTWMLTNNCLSNVRSMYVIGCVNWQNLPPLELLPELEILEIKGMHALEKVSSQSLSHDSVKKGFPRLKKLSIDDLPNLKEWTGVEDGQFFPCLCELVVRNCPTLERFPYIPQLENVILENVGLVSLTAFFNACCPEVSLPESSSSNSKGNPLALPTISSMYISKCPNLRFLGESLNQLFLPRLFELEIRNCPQLCLLPDLPPTLTKLIIEDAGLEELPTIWNEGLTDDFEVVGTGSFLPTLSTLYISSCSKLSTLSIGLFRQQRLLRRLGKLSLRNCENLKSDLAKGFRALTALKELTIFDCPKLLISHFYVSLKTIEISECFITQGAWSDDQNPILQAIETVKIIGCSHANFDEDRKLNPVDSFKHLTSVDHLYLVNTSVLTLDLFTKLHSLRILDIDGCQRFLTKQLQLLHFSKLQHLSIRNCKELPYLPEDLNTLNFLMELCIENCPLITSLPQNGLPPSLERLSIRGCNPLLKQRCLDDNHDFPKISYIAAICIEGEVLKSK; from the exons ATGGAGCCGGTGCTGGGGTTTTTCGCGTCTGCCTTCATTTCCGTAATGGTCACGAAGCTGGTCAACAAGGGTCTCACTTTCTTCCCGAACCGCAAGCACCTCAAGCAGAAGCTGGACCGGCTGAATCAGCTCCTCCCAACCATCCAGTCCATCCTCACGGCCGCCGAGCGGCGACGGACCTATCATTTCACTCAGGAGCAGCAAGCTCAGCTGACGGAGCTGAAAGATGCTATTTACTTGGCGGACGACGTCCTCGACAATCTCGAGTGCAAGCTTCTGGAGCGCGAATCTCGCAAGATCAAG CTTTTTCATGGGAACATTGGCATTGATATGTTGGAAAAAACCGTCGATAATCTTCAAGGAGTAGTTACTAGTTTCATTAATACGTTTCATTTCCTAAGTTCGGAACCAGAACACGGTGACCAGGATACCCGGGAGACGAGCTCACTGCTACCTCTAGCAGGCATGTTCGGGCGAGAAGGTGAGGTGCGACAAATACTCGAAATGCTCGAGCGAGGAGAAAATTTCCAGTACAGATCAGGTTTCGGTGTCCTTTCCATTGTAGGCACAGCAGGAATCGGTAAGACCGCCCTTGCGCAGCTCATCTACAATCACGAATTTGTCAAGCGAGAATTCCCAATGAGGATTTGGGTTTACGTGTCTGAAAAATTTAATGTCAGAAAGCTGACCGTAAAGATGATACAGAGGGCTTTAGATGGAGAGCAGCTGCTGCCTCGTAAGGACTACGACACTTTAGAGGACGCGCATGCGGATCTCGTCCGTCTGTTGACGGGCAAGAGGTTTATGCTCGTCCTCGATGACGTTTGGGAAGAGATTTATTCCGAAAATTGGGACGACCTGTGCAAGCCCTTTAAGTTAGCAGCGAAGAGAAGCGTAGTTTTGCTGACTTCGCAGATTCGGTCTGTGGTGAAACAAATAGAGACGATGGGACAGGTGACGTTAagtggtttggatactgacGATTATTGGCGGCTGTTCAAACACTGTGCGTTCGGAGGAGATGACCCTGAAGAGCACTCTAACTTGGGAAAGAATGTCGGCAGGACGTCCGACAAGGTTAAAGAGAAGTCGAGGTTGGAAGAAATAGGTTGGGAGATTGCTAGTAGGCTGGACGGCTCACCCTTGGCCGCCAAACTACTGGGAAGTGTGTTAAGGCGAAACAAAGATGAGGGCTACTGGAATCAAATCCGGCAGAGTGATTTGTGGAGCTTAG TGTTTCCTCAAGGTTACATTCTCGAGAAAGATAAGGTAGTCCAAATGTGGGTGGCACAAGGCTTTATCCCTCCTAGCGGTGTGGAAAGACCGGAGGATGTTGGGAATCGCTGCTTCGAGGAATTAATTGATAGATCATTCTTTCGACCTGTTTGGAATGGTAAATATATGATGCATAGCTTGATCCGTGAATTGGCACAATCAATTGGTTCCAATGAGTTCTTCACATTTACTGACTGGCCGTGGGGAATCCCGTCAAGAACAGCTTGTCATATAACTGCTAGGACTGATGATCTACTGCAACTAGAGCATGCACTAGCgaacaattattttaatctaAAGCATCTGCGCACTGTTTTATTTTTCGGTGGGTATAAAGATTCTGTCCGATTCTGTGGTCTTCTCGACTCCATATTCCAACAGGTCAAAAGCATAAGAGTGCTGGATTTATCTCATACATGCATGACAGAGTTGCCGAGCTCGATCGATAATTTAAAACACCTGCGATACTTGGATTTATGTGGTAACAGAGTAAGGTCGTTGCCTCAAGACCTATGCTCGCTTTACCATCTGCAGGTGTTGAATGTTAAATGGTGCCCTCTTCAGCAACTGCCAGAAAAGATGAATAGATTGATTAACTTAAGACACATTTGTGCAGACATTGTGACAATTTCAGGAATATCTCAAATCCTAAAGCTTACAAACCTTCAGGAGCTAGAGAACTTTCCTGCTGGGAAGAGCAACGATTTAAACGCCCTCGCGTGCATGACCGAACTTAGAGGTGTTCTCCATATTGCGGATCTCCATCTTGTCAAGGTTGGGGAGGTTAAAGAGGGGATTTTGAAGAAATCAAAGCACCTAACTTCACTGTGGTTATCATGGGATTCTGAGGGACGAGGCATACGACAATTAGATGATGCACAAACTACTCTGGATGAGAAAGTCTTGCAATGCCTTCAGCCACATGACAATCTTAAAGAGCTAAGAATTGATAGTTATGTCGGTCTTAGATCACCCACGTGGATGCTGACAAATAATTGTCTTTCCAACGTAAGATCCATGTACGTAATTGGTTGTGTTAATTGGCAAAACCTCCCACCTTTGGAGCTGCTGCCCGAACTTGAGATCCTAGAGATTAAAGGTATGCATGCATTGGAAAAAGTTAGCAGTCAATCACTTAGTCATGACTCAGTTAAAAAAGGATTTCCAAGGTTGAAGAAACTTTCGATTGATGACCTGCCAAATTTAAAAGAGTGGACGGGGGTAGAGGATGGTCAGTTTTTTCCTTGCCTTTGTGAGCTTGTTGTTCGAAATTGTCCCACTCTAGAAAGATTTCCTTACATCCCTCAACTTGAGAATGTCATTCTAGAAAATGTTGGGCTGGTTTCTCTTACAGCATTCTTCAATGCATGCTGTCCAGAGGTCTCACTACCGGAAAGCAGCAGTAGCAACAGCAAAGGGAATCCATTGGCATTGCCAACAATTTCTTCCATGTACATCAGCAAGTGTCCAAACTTAAGATTTCTTGGGGAAAGCTTAAATCAACTATTTCTTCCTCGACTCTTTGAACTCGAGATAAGGAACTGCCCGCAGCTTTGTTTGCTACCAGATCTTCCCCCTACATTAACAAAATTGATTATTGAAGATGCTGGACTGGAAGAACTTCCAACAATATGGAATGAGGGCTTGACAGATGATTTTGAGGTGGTGGGGACAGGTTCTTTTCTCCCAACCCTCTCAACCTTGTATATTAGTAGCTGCTCAAAGTTGAGTACCCTAAGTATAGGCTTGTTTCGGCAACAACGACTCTTAAGACGTCTTGGAAAGTTATCACTCAGGAACTGTGAAAATCTCAAATCTGATCTGGCCAAAGGGTTTCGAGCACTCACTGCACTAAAAGAGTTGACTATTTTTGATTGTCCCAAGCTGCTTATCTCTCATTTTTACGTGTCTCTCAAGACGATTGAAATCAGCGAGTGTTTTATTACTCAGGGTGCTTGGTCCGATGATCAGAATCCAATTCTCCAGGCTATTGAGACTGTAAAGATAATTGGTTGTTCACATGCAAATTTTGATGAAGATCGCAAACTGAATCCAGTGGACTCCTTTAAGCACCTTACATCTGTCGATCACCTTTATCTGGTGAACACATCTGTTCTCACACTTGATCTATTTACAAAGCTTCACTCTCTGAGAATTCTGGATATAGATGGTTGCCAGAGATTTCTAACCAAGCAGCTACAGCTTTTGCACTTCAGCAAACTCCAACATTTGAGCATCCGGAACTGCAAAGAGCTCCCATACCTCCCTGAGGATCTAAATACTCTTAACTTCCTCATGGAATTATGCATTGAAAATTGTCCTTTGATAACTTCTCTGCCTCAAAATGGTCTGCCACCTTCACTCGAAAGATTGTCTATACGTGGATGCAATCCACTGTTGAAGCAACGGTGCCTAGATGACAACCATGACTTCCCAAAGATTTCTTACATCGCTGCCATTTGCATCGAAGGAGaagtattaaaatcaaaatga